The proteins below come from a single Nostoc sp. KVJ3 genomic window:
- a CDS encoding fatty acid desaturase, whose product MSEEIIQSELLEPEADTEPNLSQILTVQALSVLNDRSNSKGIIQLALHLTIIGCSGYLWSANFGNWSVAIPALVIYGFSMAAMFAPMHECVHRTAFANNRLNDSVAWFSGLLSFYNSTFFRRYHKWHHRYTRVPDKDPELSDLKPSNVGKYLLIISGLPWWWGKVVGHFQVATGQFKDFPFVPEAARAGVINSTRWQLGIYVSAIAISIVVGQPWFFLYWLLPLIVGQPILRFILLAEHTGCTLDANLLTNTRTTLTFWPMRFFMWNMSFHAEHHLYPSIPFHALPKAHQQLNKHFTHIEPGYMKVNWDIITNS is encoded by the coding sequence ATGTCTGAGGAAATTATTCAATCTGAATTATTAGAACCCGAAGCTGATACGGAGCCAAATCTCTCCCAGATTCTCACTGTACAGGCGTTAAGTGTTCTAAACGATCGCTCTAACTCCAAAGGGATAATTCAACTGGCTTTGCATCTCACAATTATCGGTTGCAGTGGCTACCTGTGGTCAGCAAACTTTGGCAATTGGTCAGTAGCTATACCAGCACTGGTAATCTACGGTTTCAGTATGGCTGCGATGTTTGCACCAATGCATGAATGCGTTCACAGAACTGCTTTTGCTAACAATCGTTTGAATGATTCTGTAGCTTGGTTTTCTGGCTTGCTGTCATTTTATAACAGCACGTTTTTTCGTCGTTATCATAAGTGGCATCATCGTTACACTCGTGTTCCTGACAAAGATCCCGAACTAAGCGATCTCAAACCGAGTAATGTAGGTAAATACTTGTTGATAATTAGCGGTTTACCGTGGTGGTGGGGTAAAGTAGTCGGGCATTTTCAGGTGGCGACTGGTCAATTTAAAGATTTTCCATTTGTGCCAGAAGCCGCACGAGCTGGAGTTATCAACTCTACTCGATGGCAATTAGGTATTTATGTAAGTGCGATCGCCATCTCAATTGTAGTTGGTCAGCCTTGGTTTTTCCTCTATTGGCTGCTACCCTTAATTGTCGGTCAGCCGATTCTCCGTTTCATTCTGCTAGCAGAACATACAGGTTGCACTCTTGACGCGAATCTGCTCACAAATACGCGCACAACCCTAACGTTCTGGCCGATGCGATTTTTCATGTGGAATATGTCGTTTCATGCAGAGCATCATTTATACCCATCAATTCCGTTCCATGCCCTACCAAAAGCACATCAGCAATTGAACAAACACTTTACCCACATTGAACCTGGATATATGAAAGTCAACTGGGATATCATAACTAATTCGTAA
- the aroF gene encoding 3-deoxy-7-phosphoheptulonate synthase, whose product MINAKLAAQSHPNHQTIVKLSEKVAFGGEQLVIIGGPCTVESLEQMEIVAQKLSTASVQGLRGGVYKPRTSPYAFQGMGESGLEILAKVRSHYNMPVVTEVMSISQIEVVAAHADMLQVGSRNMQNFDLLKALGQAGKPILLKRGLAATIEEFVMAAEYILSHGNPDVVLCERGIRSFDNYTRNVLDLAAVAALKQITHLPVIVDPSHAVGKRELVAPMARAAIACGADGLIIECHPEPEKSVSDARQALSLEDMVDLVDSLKPVAKAVGRTIPEVGAGLSPAPIFCAA is encoded by the coding sequence ATGATTAATGCCAAACTTGCTGCCCAATCTCATCCTAACCACCAGACAATTGTTAAACTTTCAGAAAAAGTCGCTTTCGGAGGCGAACAACTGGTAATTATCGGCGGGCCTTGCACCGTTGAAAGCCTAGAACAAATGGAGATAGTCGCCCAAAAGCTATCGACTGCATCGGTGCAGGGGTTGCGTGGCGGTGTCTACAAACCCCGCACATCTCCCTACGCCTTTCAAGGTATGGGTGAGTCAGGATTGGAGATATTAGCAAAGGTGCGATCGCATTACAATATGCCAGTTGTCACCGAGGTGATGTCAATTTCCCAAATTGAAGTAGTCGCCGCCCATGCTGATATGCTTCAAGTTGGTAGCCGCAATATGCAAAACTTCGACTTGCTCAAAGCTTTGGGACAAGCTGGTAAACCAATCCTGCTCAAACGTGGTTTAGCAGCGACAATTGAAGAATTCGTTATGGCTGCTGAATATATCCTCAGCCACGGGAATCCTGATGTAGTGTTGTGCGAACGCGGTATCCGCAGCTTTGATAATTACACCCGCAATGTCCTAGATTTAGCAGCAGTGGCAGCACTCAAGCAAATAACTCACCTACCTGTGATTGTAGATCCTTCCCACGCCGTAGGGAAACGGGAACTGGTAGCACCTATGGCTAGGGCTGCGATCGCTTGCGGTGCAGATGGATTAATTATTGAATGTCACCCAGAACCAGAAAAATCTGTTTCTGATGCCCGTCAAGCCCTTTCCTTGGAAGATATGGTGGATTTAGTTGATAGTTTAAAGCCTGTAGCAAAAGCCGTTGGGCGGACTATACCAGAAGTCGGGGCGGGTTTATCACCTGCCCCGATTTTTTGTGCTGCTTAA